One window of the Azospirillum sp. TSH58 genome contains the following:
- a CDS encoding flagellin, whose amino-acid sequence MLYNAVSTLGLSKRLQTANTELQLERLRNNDEIASGKHFDVAKALGARTGQAIALRNLYDETDQTLKSTALLQGRLGTMDSALTNILSAGQDVLAAASVGLGQPSPTGSSLQVRARAMLEQVVGMLNASSGNGYLFGGVEVKAAPMRAVQGDESGLPSPIQIVQDTIAAATGGTSSPQTPAETAAAVAALDDLFAAPSASPLGFEGGFYQGAPSTAPRLSARPDRSTEIPYGIQGNDPAMRDLLQGLYMLASVDTSQLPLDAYKPYMEAAVAKVSGGIEGVRDATAQLGIHRAQLDDIAAMNTTQLRILNDQLDAMESVDPAEASLRMNQLEVQIEATAAATARIARMSLTNYL is encoded by the coding sequence ATGCTCTACAACGCCGTCTCCACCCTCGGCCTTTCCAAGCGTCTGCAGACCGCGAACACCGAGCTTCAGCTCGAACGGCTGCGCAACAACGACGAGATCGCCAGCGGCAAGCATTTCGACGTCGCCAAGGCGCTGGGTGCGCGCACCGGACAGGCGATCGCGCTGCGCAACCTGTATGACGAGACCGACCAGACCCTGAAATCCACTGCTCTTTTGCAAGGACGGTTGGGCACCATGGACAGCGCGCTGACCAACATCCTGTCCGCCGGGCAGGACGTGCTGGCCGCCGCCTCGGTCGGGCTGGGCCAGCCCTCGCCCACCGGCAGTTCGCTCCAGGTGCGGGCCCGCGCCATGCTGGAGCAGGTGGTGGGGATGCTGAACGCCTCCTCCGGCAACGGCTACCTGTTCGGCGGGGTGGAGGTGAAGGCCGCCCCCATGCGCGCCGTGCAGGGCGACGAGTCCGGCCTGCCCTCCCCCATCCAGATCGTGCAGGACACCATCGCCGCGGCCACCGGGGGCACGTCCTCGCCGCAGACTCCCGCCGAGACCGCCGCCGCCGTGGCGGCCCTGGACGACCTGTTCGCCGCACCGTCGGCCTCGCCGCTCGGCTTCGAGGGCGGGTTCTACCAGGGGGCGCCCTCGACCGCGCCGCGCCTCAGCGCCCGGCCCGACCGCTCGACCGAGATCCCCTACGGCATCCAGGGCAACGACCCGGCCATGCGGGACCTGCTCCAGGGCCTCTACATGCTGGCCAGCGTCGACACCAGCCAACTGCCGCTGGACGCCTACAAGCCCTACATGGAGGCCGCGGTCGCCAAGGTGTCGGGCGGCATCGAGGGGGTGCGCGACGCCACGGCGCAGCTGGGCATCCACCGCGCGCAGCTCGACGACATCGCGGCGATGAACACCACGCAGCTCCGCATCCTCAACGACCAGCTCGACGCGATGGAAAGCGTCGATCCGGCCGAGGCCAGCCTGCGCATGAACCAGCTCGAAGTGCAGATCGAGGCGACCGCGGCGGCCACCGCCCGCATCGCCCGGATGAGCCTGACCAATTACCTGTAG
- a CDS encoding flagellar basal body P-ring protein FlgI produces the protein MKHGPIRRAFRMAALAAACLLSAAAFAGEGLAQTRVKDLVTFDGVRRNQLIGYGLVVGLNGSGDRLINTPFTEQSLKGMLERLGINTRDEVLRTRNAAAVMVTASLPPFARQGTTIDITVSALGDATSLLGGTLLVTPLLGADGQAYAVAQGSLSVSGFSAGGVAANVTKGVPTSARIANGAIVERELKFALDETTAVRMALRNPDFTTANRIADAVAVRLGSSAVHVLDATTVDVRIPPRYSGAVARLIGDIEQLTVRPDGIARVVVDERSGTVVIGDDVRISRVAITQGNLTVRVVETPQVSQPQPFSDGQTVVVPRTDVQVQEGNGRQFVTIGGNVSLQQLVNGLNALGVGPRDMVAILQAIKAAGALHADLEII, from the coding sequence ATGAAGCACGGTCCGATCCGCCGAGCCTTCCGCATGGCAGCGCTGGCCGCGGCCTGCCTGCTGTCCGCCGCCGCCTTCGCGGGGGAGGGGCTGGCCCAGACGCGGGTGAAGGATCTCGTCACCTTCGACGGGGTGCGCCGCAACCAGCTCATCGGCTACGGCCTCGTGGTCGGGCTGAACGGTTCGGGCGACCGGCTCATCAACACGCCCTTCACCGAGCAGAGCCTGAAGGGCATGCTGGAGCGGCTGGGCATCAACACCCGCGACGAGGTTCTGCGCACCCGCAACGCCGCGGCGGTGATGGTGACGGCCTCGCTGCCGCCCTTCGCCCGCCAGGGCACGACCATCGACATCACCGTGTCGGCGCTGGGCGACGCCACCAGCCTGCTCGGCGGCACGCTGCTGGTCACGCCGCTGCTGGGCGCCGACGGGCAGGCCTACGCCGTGGCCCAGGGGTCGCTGTCGGTCAGCGGCTTCTCCGCGGGCGGGGTGGCGGCCAACGTGACCAAGGGCGTGCCGACGAGCGCCCGCATCGCCAACGGCGCCATCGTCGAACGGGAGCTGAAATTCGCGCTGGACGAGACGACCGCGGTCCGCATGGCGCTGCGCAACCCCGACTTCACCACCGCCAACCGCATCGCCGACGCGGTGGCGGTGCGGCTGGGCAGCAGCGCCGTCCATGTGCTGGACGCGACCACCGTCGATGTGCGCATCCCGCCCCGCTACAGCGGCGCGGTCGCCCGGCTGATCGGCGACATCGAGCAGCTCACCGTGCGCCCGGACGGCATCGCGCGGGTGGTGGTGGACGAGCGCAGTGGCACCGTGGTCATCGGCGACGACGTGCGCATCAGCCGCGTCGCCATCACCCAGGGCAACCTGACCGTCCGCGTGGTGGAGACGCCCCAGGTGTCGCAGCCGCAGCCCTTCTCCGACGGGCAGACGGTGGTGGTGCCGCGCACCGACGTGCAGGTGCAGGAGGGCAACGGGCGCCAGTTCGTGACCATCGGCGGCAACGTCAGCCTGCAACAGCTCGTCAACGGGCTGAACGCGCTGGGCGTCGGGCCACGCGACATGGTCGCCATCCTCCAGGCGATCAAGGCGGCGGGTGCCCTGCACGCCGATCTGGAAATCATCTGA
- a CDS encoding rod-binding protein: MDIPPLSKAAPAAKPAAPDLAARKAGQEFEALMVGQMLESMFAGVETGSAFGGGQGERTWRSFMLQEYGKAIAEAGTLGIGRMVEADVARLYGQTSEGTKG; encoded by the coding sequence ATGGACATCCCTCCCCTTTCAAAGGCGGCTCCCGCCGCGAAACCCGCCGCCCCCGACCTCGCCGCCCGGAAGGCCGGGCAGGAGTTCGAGGCGCTGATGGTCGGGCAGATGCTGGAATCCATGTTCGCCGGGGTGGAGACCGGCAGCGCCTTCGGCGGCGGCCAGGGCGAGCGGACATGGCGCAGCTTCATGCTCCAGGAATACGGCAAGGCCATCGCGGAGGCCGGCACGCTGGGCATCGGCCGCATGGTCGAGGCCGACGTGGCCCGCCTCTACGGCCAGACGAGCGAAGGAACCAAGGGATGA
- a CDS encoding flagellar protein FlgN: protein MSRRFKDLIREFAPDAKPEADAAPVAAPEPEIPALADGPTAVVMTEFLDTVAELSVLLDEETAALAAGELEGLEVYARRKQAMADRLGGIMTQAQSGTLRLNDDLRAMILERVERLDRAINDNAAGLVAMRKAVLSINRSLLVALEKAASDGLYAPSGHAVRPVELSASGLNAEL from the coding sequence ATGAGCCGCCGTTTCAAGGACCTGATCCGCGAATTCGCCCCCGACGCCAAGCCGGAGGCGGACGCCGCCCCCGTCGCCGCCCCGGAGCCCGAGATCCCGGCGCTGGCCGACGGGCCGACCGCCGTGGTGATGACGGAGTTCCTCGACACCGTGGCGGAACTGAGCGTCCTGCTGGACGAGGAGACGGCGGCGCTCGCCGCCGGCGAGCTGGAGGGGCTGGAGGTCTACGCCCGGCGCAAGCAGGCGATGGCCGATCGTCTGGGCGGCATCATGACCCAGGCGCAGTCGGGCACGCTGCGGCTGAACGACGACCTGCGCGCGATGATCCTGGAGCGGGTGGAGCGGCTGGACCGCGCCATCAACGACAACGCGGCGGGGCTGGTCGCCATGCGCAAGGCCGTGCTGTCGATCAACCGCAGCCTCCTCGTAGCCCTGGAGAAGGCGGCCAGCGACGGCCTCTACGCCCCCTCCGGCCACGCGGTGCGCCCGGTCGAGCTGTCGGCGTCGGGCCTGAACGCCGAGCTGTAG
- a CDS encoding glycosyltransferase family 9 protein has translation MPATDRAGSPSLAVFTHGELIGDALIKIPFVRALRGLFPDHRITWITTEGTHLATTLRPMMDGLIDEFRADTGIGRSPLGLLKPMPIKDRFSLVLDTQALPWRTLLARRLRHDLFVSACAGYRLSDRRPPPGYKEPRHVLDRLFDLLEVAGGRRPPLDMAVPIPAEAEAEARAVLPDGPGYVAIAPGAGKRVKCWPLDRFVELARAQVAGGRVPVFILGPAELDWLPELRAALPQALFPLQDAELAEPRYSPVRTIALTRRCAAAVANDSGTSHLFGLADVPLLTLYGPTIAEKLRPKVTRGAVLTASAFGGREMERIPADAAIREVEALVRS, from the coding sequence ATGCCCGCAACCGACCGCGCCGGCTCCCCGTCGCTCGCCGTCTTCACCCATGGCGAGCTGATCGGCGACGCGCTCATCAAAATTCCCTTCGTGCGCGCCCTGCGGGGGCTGTTCCCGGACCATCGGATCACCTGGATCACCACCGAGGGCACCCATCTGGCGACGACGCTGCGCCCGATGATGGACGGCCTGATCGACGAGTTCCGCGCCGACACCGGCATCGGCCGGAGCCCGCTCGGCCTGCTGAAGCCCATGCCCATCAAGGATCGCTTCTCCCTGGTTCTGGACACCCAGGCCCTGCCCTGGCGGACGCTGCTGGCGCGGCGGTTGCGGCACGACCTGTTCGTCTCGGCCTGCGCCGGCTACCGCCTGTCGGACCGCCGCCCGCCGCCCGGCTACAAGGAGCCGCGCCATGTGCTGGACCGCCTGTTCGACCTGCTGGAGGTCGCCGGCGGGCGCCGCCCCCCGCTGGACATGGCCGTCCCCATCCCGGCGGAGGCCGAGGCCGAGGCGCGCGCCGTCCTGCCCGATGGACCGGGCTACGTCGCCATCGCGCCGGGGGCGGGCAAACGGGTAAAATGCTGGCCGCTGGACCGCTTCGTGGAACTGGCCCGCGCCCAGGTCGCCGGTGGACGGGTGCCGGTCTTCATTCTCGGCCCGGCGGAGCTGGACTGGCTGCCCGAGCTGCGCGCCGCCCTGCCGCAGGCGCTGTTCCCGCTCCAGGACGCCGAACTGGCGGAACCGCGCTATTCCCCGGTGCGCACCATCGCGCTGACCCGGCGCTGCGCCGCGGCGGTCGCCAACGACAGCGGGACCAGCCACCTGTTCGGCCTCGCCGACGTGCCGCTGCTGACCCTCTACGGCCCGACCATCGCGGAGAAGCTGCGCCCCAAGGTGACGCGGGGCGCGGTGCTGACGGCTTCCGCCTTCGGCGGCCGCGAGATGGAGCGCATTCCCGCCGACGCCGCGATCCGCGAGGTCGAGGCGCTGGTCCGTTCGTGA
- the flhB gene encoding flagellar biosynthesis protein FlhB → MSDSQDEDQKTEEPTEKRLREAMDKGDVPRARDVGLAATMAAAWLIAAAGGPLAASRIAEVLLPLIENPNDIRLDGGPYDVMNSLRWLIGGVAVAMLPVLGLLVGGAVVSAVGQGPLLAAGDRIRPKLSHLSPFSGWRRIFSRHALVEFVKSLVKLAIIACAVWFAVAPYIDWTEGIVGMEVAALPDLLRDLTLRLLLAVLLATVVMAAVDVLWNRLEWRRRLRMTFQELKDEFKQTEGDPHLKARLREIRRDRSKRRMMANVPRATVVIANPTHFAVALEYDRAKMPAPVCLAKGADLVALRIRAVAEENGVPVIENPPLARALYAASEVDAVIPLQHYQAVAEVMMYVLRLKNGGAAQPAQRA, encoded by the coding sequence ATGTCCGACAGCCAGGACGAGGACCAGAAAACCGAGGAGCCGACCGAAAAACGGCTGCGCGAGGCGATGGACAAGGGCGACGTCCCCCGCGCCCGCGACGTCGGTCTGGCCGCCACCATGGCGGCGGCCTGGCTGATCGCCGCGGCGGGCGGGCCGCTCGCCGCCTCCCGCATCGCCGAGGTGCTGCTGCCGCTGATCGAGAATCCGAACGACATCCGGCTCGACGGTGGTCCCTACGACGTGATGAACAGCCTGCGCTGGCTGATCGGCGGGGTGGCGGTGGCGATGCTTCCGGTGCTGGGCCTGCTGGTCGGCGGGGCGGTGGTGTCGGCGGTGGGGCAGGGGCCGCTGCTGGCGGCCGGCGACCGCATCCGGCCCAAGCTGTCGCACCTGTCGCCGTTCAGCGGCTGGCGCCGTATCTTCTCGCGCCACGCGCTGGTCGAATTCGTGAAGAGTCTCGTGAAACTGGCGATCATCGCCTGCGCCGTCTGGTTCGCCGTGGCGCCCTACATCGATTGGACGGAGGGGATCGTGGGCATGGAAGTTGCGGCGCTGCCCGACCTGCTGCGGGACCTGACCCTGCGGCTGCTGCTGGCCGTCCTCCTGGCGACGGTGGTGATGGCCGCCGTGGACGTGCTGTGGAACCGGCTGGAATGGCGGCGCCGCCTGCGCATGACCTTCCAGGAGCTGAAGGACGAGTTCAAGCAGACCGAGGGCGATCCCCATCTGAAGGCGCGGCTGCGCGAAATCCGGCGCGACCGGTCGAAGCGCCGCATGATGGCGAACGTGCCGCGCGCCACGGTGGTCATCGCCAACCCGACCCACTTCGCGGTGGCGCTGGAGTACGACCGGGCCAAGATGCCGGCGCCGGTCTGCCTCGCCAAGGGGGCCGACCTCGTGGCGCTGCGCATCCGCGCGGTGGCGGAGGAGAACGGCGTGCCGGTGATCGAGAACCCGCCGCTGGCCCGCGCCCTCTACGCCGCGTCGGAGGTCGACGCGGTGATCCCGCTCCAGCATTACCAGGCGGTGGCGGAGGTGATGATGTATGTGCTGCGCCTGAAGAACGGAGGGGCCGCGCAGCCGGCGCAACGGGCGTGA
- a CDS encoding flagellar biosynthetic protein FliR, translated as MDTLADLLSLEVYRAFLVFARVAAAVSLLPGFGELAVPPRVRLCIAIPVALALTPTVPGLPDRLPPDAAVMLEQIFAETVAGAFLGLGAKLFLASLQVAGNIAAQAMGLANPFGTDAAGFESGSILSGTLVIAGLALLFALDLHYLMIDALVRSYGSWPAATLPDPGMVAGRYAQLVGVTFRLGVQMAAPFLVFGMIANMALALVNRVMPSMPVYFVATPAMVGGGMLVFLVTAGAMVTATLAALAGWLGGR; from the coding sequence ATGGACACGCTCGCCGACCTGCTCAGCCTGGAGGTCTACCGCGCCTTTCTGGTCTTCGCCCGCGTCGCCGCGGCGGTCAGCCTGCTGCCCGGCTTCGGCGAGCTGGCGGTGCCGCCGCGCGTCCGGCTGTGCATCGCGATTCCCGTCGCGCTGGCGCTGACCCCGACGGTGCCCGGCCTGCCCGACCGGCTGCCGCCCGACGCCGCGGTGATGCTGGAGCAGATCTTCGCGGAGACGGTGGCCGGCGCCTTCCTCGGGCTGGGGGCCAAGCTGTTCCTGGCGTCGCTCCAGGTCGCCGGCAACATCGCCGCCCAGGCGATGGGCCTCGCCAACCCTTTTGGCACCGACGCGGCGGGGTTCGAGAGCGGGTCGATCCTGTCGGGCACGCTGGTGATCGCCGGGCTGGCGCTGCTGTTCGCGCTCGACCTGCATTACCTGATGATCGACGCGCTGGTGCGCTCCTACGGAAGCTGGCCAGCGGCGACGCTGCCCGATCCCGGCATGGTGGCGGGCCGCTACGCGCAGCTCGTCGGGGTCACCTTCCGGCTGGGGGTGCAGATGGCCGCCCCCTTCCTGGTCTTCGGCATGATCGCCAACATGGCGCTGGCCCTGGTCAACCGGGTGATGCCCTCCATGCCCGTCTATTTCGTCGCCACCCCGGCGATGGTCGGCGGCGGGATGCTGGTCTTCCTGGTGACGGCGGGCGCCATGGTCACCGCCACGCTGGCCGCGCTGGCCGGCTGGCTCGGCGGGCGATGA
- the flhA gene encoding flagellar biosynthesis protein FlhA, whose amino-acid sequence MAFTDTFRNRMTSLGDAGLANRDVLFALAIVLVLAVLFLPVPTWFLDLGLALSLAVSVLILMVSLWISRPLDFSSFPTVLLVVTVLRLALNIASTRLILSHGHTGPSAAGHVIEGFSQFIMGGNFVIGVVIFAILIVINFVVITKGATRIAEVGARFTLDAIPGKQMAIDADLSAGMIDDVEARRRRKELEDESTFFGAMDGASKFVRGDAVAGLVITAINVLGGMAIGMAQQGMSFESAASVYTILTVGDGLATQIPALVVSLAAGLLVTKGGNVGSADQAVLAQLGGYPKALMVAGGLLCTLGVTPGLPAAPFVLLGGGFGAAGWYAMRGKMRRAALARLEESRKAPTAPAEEAVEDMLKVDEVKVEVGNHLVPLILNKNGPLTGKVKTLRKRFAKEFGFILPSVRIKDSSFLPPKGYVVSVMGVEVASGEVRPKQLLAIDPSGGAAPDLPGEATREPTFNLQARWIDPARHEEAIAKGYTVVDPESVITTHLTEVIKDHLSTLLTFAAMQKLLDGLGREYQKLISDMVPSRITLVVVQRVLQALLAERVSIRNLPAIVEAIAEAVNWTRNITLVTEHVRARLGQQICQSLTAPDGFVPVIVLTPRWEQALQQSVIAEGEDRRFAMPPTQVQEFLTALRITIQKHATPQVWPALLVGAEVRPFVRSLLERVSPMTPVISHAELHRKVSVKTIDQV is encoded by the coding sequence ATGGCTTTCACGGACACCTTCCGGAACCGGATGACCAGCCTCGGCGATGCCGGGCTGGCGAACCGCGACGTTCTGTTCGCGCTGGCCATCGTGCTGGTGCTGGCCGTGCTGTTCCTGCCGGTGCCGACCTGGTTCCTCGACCTCGGGCTGGCGCTGTCGCTGGCGGTCAGCGTGCTGATCCTGATGGTCTCGCTGTGGATCTCCCGGCCGCTGGACTTCTCGTCCTTCCCGACCGTGCTGCTCGTCGTCACGGTGCTGCGGCTGGCGCTGAACATCGCGTCCACCCGCCTGATCCTCAGCCACGGGCACACCGGCCCGTCGGCGGCCGGCCATGTGATCGAGGGCTTCAGCCAGTTCATCATGGGCGGCAACTTCGTGATCGGGGTGGTGATCTTCGCCATTCTGATCGTCATCAACTTCGTGGTCATCACCAAGGGCGCCACCCGCATCGCGGAGGTCGGCGCGCGCTTCACGCTGGACGCCATTCCCGGCAAGCAGATGGCCATCGACGCCGACCTGTCCGCCGGCATGATCGACGACGTCGAGGCCCGCCGCCGCCGCAAGGAGCTGGAGGACGAGAGCACCTTCTTCGGCGCCATGGACGGCGCGTCGAAATTCGTGCGCGGCGACGCGGTGGCCGGGCTGGTCATCACCGCCATCAACGTGCTGGGCGGCATGGCCATCGGCATGGCGCAGCAGGGCATGTCCTTCGAATCCGCGGCATCGGTCTACACCATCCTGACGGTGGGCGACGGTCTGGCGACGCAGATCCCGGCGCTGGTCGTCTCGCTGGCCGCCGGCCTGCTGGTGACCAAGGGCGGCAACGTCGGCTCCGCCGATCAGGCGGTGCTCGCCCAGCTCGGCGGCTATCCCAAGGCGCTGATGGTGGCGGGCGGGCTGCTCTGCACGCTGGGCGTGACGCCGGGCCTGCCCGCCGCCCCCTTCGTCCTGCTCGGCGGCGGCTTCGGCGCGGCGGGCTGGTACGCGATGCGCGGCAAGATGCGCCGCGCGGCACTCGCCCGGCTGGAGGAAAGCCGCAAGGCCCCGACCGCCCCCGCCGAGGAGGCGGTGGAGGACATGCTGAAGGTGGACGAGGTGAAGGTGGAGGTCGGCAACCATCTCGTCCCGCTGATCCTCAACAAGAACGGGCCGCTGACCGGCAAGGTGAAGACGCTGCGCAAGCGCTTCGCCAAGGAGTTCGGCTTCATCCTGCCGTCGGTGCGCATCAAGGACAGCAGCTTCCTGCCGCCCAAGGGCTACGTCGTCAGCGTCATGGGCGTCGAGGTGGCGAGCGGCGAGGTGCGGCCCAAGCAATTGCTCGCCATCGACCCGTCCGGTGGGGCGGCCCCCGACCTGCCCGGCGAGGCGACGCGGGAGCCGACCTTCAACCTCCAGGCCCGCTGGATCGACCCGGCCCGCCACGAGGAGGCCATCGCCAAGGGCTACACGGTGGTCGACCCGGAAAGCGTCATCACCACCCACCTGACCGAGGTCATCAAGGACCATCTCTCGACCCTGCTGACCTTCGCCGCCATGCAGAAGCTGCTGGACGGTCTGGGGCGGGAGTACCAGAAGCTGATTTCCGACATGGTGCCGTCGCGCATCACGCTCGTGGTGGTGCAGCGCGTGCTCCAGGCGCTGCTGGCGGAGCGGGTGTCGATCCGCAACCTGCCGGCCATCGTCGAGGCCATCGCCGAGGCGGTCAACTGGACGCGCAACATCACACTGGTCACCGAGCATGTGCGGGCGCGGCTCGGCCAGCAGATATGCCAGTCGCTGACAGCACCCGACGGCTTCGTCCCGGTCATCGTCCTGACCCCGCGCTGGGAGCAGGCGCTTCAGCAGAGCGTCATCGCCGAGGGCGAGGACCGCCGCTTCGCCATGCCGCCGACCCAGGTGCAGGAGTTCCTGACCGCGCTGCGCATCACCATCCAGAAGCACGCCACGCCCCAGGTGTGGCCGGCCCTGCTGGTCGGGGCGGAGGTGCGGCCCTTCGTGCGCTCCCTGCTGGAGCGGGTCAGCCCGATGACCCCGGTCATCAGCCACGCCGAGCTGCACCGCAAGGTGTCCGTCAAGACGATCGACCAGGTCTGA
- a CDS encoding lytic transglycosylase domain-containing protein, with translation MRRLAGLAALLLAGSLLAGTATAAEVKPPSSQIGTWSTALYAPRVPPARGLPPEAACIDAILAAEREAGVSDHMLLAMGFTEAGRMTADRLFTVWPWTVNTEGASRYFPTREEAIAFVRAAQARGTRSIDVGCLQVNLKWHPDAFPDLETAFDPRANARYAARFLGDLHRAEGSLDAAIARYHSAQSERGAAYRERVGGNRRWVAGAMDYLKTLAAGPQAANSQAAPGALPAWGKAELGRLSFLSSLYANAAVKPLLPGAD, from the coding sequence ATGCGCCGGCTGGCCGGACTGGCGGCGCTGCTCCTGGCCGGAAGTCTTCTGGCCGGAACCGCGACCGCCGCGGAGGTGAAGCCGCCCTCGTCCCAGATCGGCACTTGGTCCACCGCCCTCTACGCGCCGCGCGTCCCGCCCGCGCGCGGCCTGCCGCCGGAGGCCGCCTGCATCGACGCCATCCTGGCGGCGGAGCGCGAGGCGGGGGTGAGCGACCACATGCTGCTCGCCATGGGCTTCACCGAGGCCGGGCGGATGACCGCCGACCGGCTGTTCACCGTCTGGCCCTGGACCGTGAACACCGAAGGCGCCTCCCGCTACTTCCCGACGCGGGAGGAGGCCATCGCCTTCGTGCGCGCGGCGCAGGCGCGGGGCACGCGCTCCATCGACGTCGGCTGCCTCCAGGTGAACCTGAAATGGCATCCCGACGCCTTCCCCGACCTGGAGACCGCCTTCGACCCGCGCGCCAACGCCCGCTACGCCGCGCGCTTCCTGGGCGACCTGCACCGCGCGGAGGGATCGCTGGACGCCGCCATCGCCCGCTATCACTCCGCCCAGTCGGAGCGTGGGGCGGCCTACCGCGAGCGGGTCGGCGGCAACCGGCGCTGGGTGGCCGGCGCCATGGATTACCTGAAGACGCTGGCCGCCGGCCCCCAGGCCGCCAATTCCCAAGCCGCCCCCGGCGCGCTGCCCGCCTGGGGCAAGGCCGAGCTTGGCCGCCTGTCCTTCCTGTCCAGCCTCTACGCCAACGCGGCGGTGAAACCCCTTCTGCCGGGCGCGGACTGA
- the fliQ gene encoding flagellar biosynthesis protein FliQ translates to MNEADVLEVLRTGIWTMLLIAAPPLVVAVLVGVAISLVQALTQVQEMTLTFVPKIVAILVTTVLALPFMYGALTTYADRLGSLIVSVR, encoded by the coding sequence ATGAACGAAGCCGACGTGCTGGAAGTCCTGCGCACCGGCATCTGGACGATGCTGCTGATCGCCGCCCCGCCGCTGGTCGTCGCGGTCCTGGTGGGCGTGGCGATCTCGCTCGTCCAGGCGCTGACCCAGGTGCAGGAGATGACGCTGACCTTCGTGCCGAAGATCGTCGCCATCCTGGTCACCACCGTGCTGGCGCTGCCCTTCATGTACGGCGCGCTGACCACCTACGCCGACCGGCTGGGCAGCCTGATCGTCTCGGTGCGGTGA
- a CDS encoding flagellar hook-basal body complex protein FliE: protein MIEPIGRAAAAYGLHRAPLAQPAPAASLATPPATSAAASPSAETAASASSAAESSFGAFLDRQVSQAVETLNEGERMSVAAIAGKAGTHEVVRSVLAAEMTVQTVVSIRDRMVQAYQDVMRMAI from the coding sequence ATGATCGAACCCATCGGCCGCGCCGCCGCCGCCTACGGCCTCCACCGCGCGCCCCTGGCCCAGCCGGCGCCCGCCGCGTCGCTCGCCACCCCGCCCGCCACGTCCGCTGCGGCATCGCCGTCCGCCGAGACGGCGGCCTCGGCGTCTTCGGCGGCGGAGAGCAGTTTCGGCGCCTTCCTCGACCGTCAGGTGTCGCAGGCGGTGGAGACGCTGAACGAGGGCGAGCGCATGTCCGTCGCCGCCATCGCCGGCAAGGCCGGCACGCACGAGGTCGTGCGCTCCGTGCTCGCCGCGGAGATGACCGTGCAGACGGTCGTGTCGATCCGTGACCGCATGGTCCAGGCGTATCAGGACGTGATGCGGATGGCGATTTGA
- the flgC gene encoding flagellar basal body rod protein FlgC, whose translation MLTDPLAATMRIASSGLQAQGTRLRVVAENIANSDSTAMTAGGDPYRRKTVSFATTMDRAAGSEIVKVKQIGRDRSDFQLVYEPSHPAADEKGYVKRPNVQPLIEMMDMREASRSFEASVNVIEQSRSMMSRMIDLLRG comes from the coding sequence ATGCTCACCGATCCCCTGGCCGCGACGATGCGGATCGCCAGTTCGGGCCTGCAGGCGCAGGGCACCCGGCTGCGCGTGGTGGCCGAGAACATCGCCAATTCCGATTCCACCGCCATGACCGCGGGCGGCGATCCCTACCGCCGCAAGACCGTCTCCTTCGCCACCACGATGGACCGCGCCGCCGGGTCGGAGATCGTGAAGGTCAAGCAGATCGGGCGCGACCGCAGCGACTTCCAGCTCGTCTACGAACCCTCGCACCCCGCCGCCGACGAGAAGGGCTACGTCAAGCGCCCGAACGTCCAGCCGCTGATCGAGATGATGGACATGCGCGAGGCCAGCCGCTCCTTCGAGGCGAGCGTCAACGTCATCGAGCAATCGCGCAGCATGATGAGCCGCATGATCGATCTTCTGCGCGGCTGA
- a CDS encoding flagellar basal body protein — protein MFRLSGARLDYLAERQKLIAANVVNANTPGYQPKDLKPFAALMDGQQAVAPTLTSPMHLTGFNPSGAVQEARKPEQWESTPDGNAVSLEQEMTKGSETRDAFALTAGLFQRNLQILRAAWRAG, from the coding sequence GTGTTCCGTCTGAGCGGCGCGCGCCTCGATTACTTGGCGGAGCGGCAAAAGCTGATCGCCGCCAACGTCGTGAACGCGAACACGCCCGGCTATCAGCCGAAGGACCTGAAGCCCTTCGCGGCGCTGATGGACGGCCAGCAAGCGGTGGCGCCCACGCTCACCTCGCCGATGCACCTGACCGGCTTCAACCCGTCCGGCGCGGTGCAGGAGGCGCGCAAGCCCGAGCAGTGGGAATCCACGCCCGACGGCAACGCCGTGTCGCTGGAGCAGGAGATGACCAAGGGCAGCGAGACGCGCGACGCCTTCGCCCTGACCGCCGGCCTGTTCCAGCGCAACCTGCAGATCCTGCGCGCCGCCTGGCGCGCCGGCTGA